ACATTtggaattaaaacattttttggatcAAATTAGTTGTAACATACTATATGAGCCTGACAGCAAAGCCTTTtctaatagaaaaaaagaaatacatagaAAAATGGTAAACATCAAAACCGGGTTTATCAATTCGTATTGGTCGAATTGAACGCATAAGGAACTACCAGCCACTTTCCCAGGGATGTTTGTTTTGCTCACACTGACATGCCGTTAAACTCTTCCACGTTGATATAGAGAACACAGCACCGCCAATGCGCTTGTATTTGCGTGATACCCAGCGTACACGCTTGTCAAATCAAGCTAGTGACCACATCACTGTCCTACAGTAAACCTCCACCGGCTGGGACTGCTGGCTCATTCATCTTTACCTTTTGTGAAGATTCCTCTTGCTTCATCGagaatttacacattttaagatTTGTTACCATTACGGTTACGCTTTCCGCCGACAATGGCTGATCCTAAATACGCAAACTTGCCGGGAATTGTAAGTGGTTTACGCTAGCAGACAGATTAGCTAGAGTGCTATTTGGTAATGCTATAGCTCCAAGCTTTGATAGCAAAGTTGGCTAACATTCCTACAGTTGACTCCGTTGTCTTATTTCTATTCGCAAACACGACAAAGCGTGTTAATGTGCATTCGTAATTGCCGACTTATCTTGCAATATAGTGTGGTGTGATACAAGCCACTGGAGAACAAATGTTAGCAAATACGTGTTATTGAATGGGCCGGGGCGTTGTCCAGGCTAACGACAATAAACGGGAGATCTAATCCTTTCATTTGTTTGCCTAACTGCACCAATAGGCCTTTAACGAACCGGACGTGTACGAGACCGGTGACCTTCCAGAAGATGACCAGGCTCAGTTTGAGTCTGTAAGTAGACGTTTTGTATTCACCAAGCTTGACAGTTTGCAGACAGTTAGCTAGTCAATTTACCATGTACTAAGCTAACCTAAGTAGTTGAATAGTTGTGAATAGGTACACTTAAAACAATGCATACAATACTGATTTGTCCATTAAAATCAGTGTGCATAATTTCATCTCATATTAAGTATTGTTTGAGTTCCTGTGACTACCTGCACAAAATGTATGTCAGCCTTATTATCACAATGCTAATTGCTGtatgtgacatttaaatgtgtcacaGCAAAATGTTGCTTAATTTTGTAGGACAAATAAAGACGTATTCCTTGATTTCTACAAAATGTTGTATAAGGACATATATAACCACCTCTTGTGAAACTTAACAAATCATTTATCTATTATATTAAGTGAATCGTATTGTgagagtaaatgtaaaataaagggAGAACAAAAATTCTGTAATGATGATGGTTTTATGATTCCTAGAAATGTCTGGTCTGGTGTCAAATTTAACATTAATCAGTTGTCTGGAGTTTTGTGATGGCATTGCTAGAGTTCAGTCTTTAACGGTGCTGTTGCTGAATGCTTTGTAAACCGTTTATGGACGCTGGTGCTTTAAAGTGGCTGGCTTTTTACCAGCTGAGTGAATCCTAATTGGCATTTTCCCTTCCTATGTCCCCATTTTTTCCCATACCCCCCCCTCCCCTGGACCCTAGTTTGTACAAGTAAGATTAGCTCCATTACATGCTTTCTACGCATGTTGTTTACTACAGCTGggtgcaaaaaaatgttttcaacacaatatttattgcacagttAGCCCTTGAAAAACCATCAGAAGCAACAAAACTGGTCAAGAAGTGTATAAAAATAAGCttatagtaaaatattgaaaattctATCATTGCAAAGGTTTGCATATCCGTTTATTTAAACGTTCTCTGATACTTTACCCTAACCTAGCCTTTATATTTGCTGGCATAATTGTTCCACATCAATCAGATTACTTAGTTGTTCCTCCTCCTTCAATTGTATCTACAGactttcatttatatttaactcAAGTGATTGGTAAGGccatgataaaacatttttaaaccattccTCCGCTTCAAAATATTCTGGTATTGCGCTGCATTTATTCTACCTTCCACTTTATGCAGAGCTCCATTGCCTGCTGTAGACATAAACCCCCAAGACATTAGTCAGCATTCACCGTGTTCAACTCTGTGAAGGTGTTCCTCTTCTTACAGGCAAAGTTTCCTTCCCATACATAGCTGTTCAAATATGACCAAATTAATCGACTTTGGTCTCATCTTCTTAATCTTGATTTAAACTTGTTTGGTTTGGTCACATGCTCCATAGCATACAAGTGTGCTGCTTTATGGCTAAAAGTGGCTTATTGTGTGCTTTTCCCCGAACAATTCCGATTTGTGCAGATTATGCTTTGACTGTGTAGatgtggacttttattccaATTGCTTTTAAAGACTTTGTCAGGTCCTCGGCGGTTTGTTTTGGACCCTTAAGTAGCTCTCCAGTATCTTTTCCAGCACCtctttgagttatttttttggTCCTCCTTTTTGAGGAATCTTGTTGTGTTCACATTTCTCCCATATCTAGGTCATGGCCTTTACAGTTGGTACTTGTATCCATAAatactttgaaatatttttataaccCCCCTTCAGCTGTATAAAGTTTTACCAATTTAATTTTGAGACCTTTTGAAACCTGATCCCATTGTTTTTGGTGCTTTCAGCAAATTGCTTGAAACTGCCCCTAAAGATCTTACCCACTTACAAATTTAAAGTGCAGGCCTGATTTAACACACCTAATGCCACTTATTAGGCATTAATTGTTGATTGTCCTTCTTTACAGAAGTGTTGGTTCATTTGagaaattaaagtaatttctTTGATGGTTTATAAAGTGGGATGCTAaactttgttaaaatatttatatttggaaCTATaactgaccatttttgttacttctactGATGAAGAGACATTCACATTAGCTAAATTTCTATTAAATATGTTGGtttaaaaatttatttgttttactctttctgcTTTATCATAGTAATTTTGCACACAGCTGTATCATGTTCACTTTTACTACCTGTATTGATTGGAATGGAATGAAACATAAATCGATAGACTGACCCTTCTTGTGCTTTAATTCATCaagttttgattttgtttcccatttgtgttgctgtgtttcatGGATTTTTAGCAGCCCTTACTGgtaatttgctttattttactaGATCATGCTTTTAACAAAGCAGTGAAGGCttaattgtgtgtctgtgtgagagtgtgatGCTCTGCCAGAATAAAGAATAGTGTTTGCTCATTTTAGCGATTTCCCTTTTCTCATGTTCCAACGATTGCTACCTTGCTAACCACACTATTCTCACTAACTAAACATTTTGAAGACCTTTGTACACTGGGATAATTCATTGGATGTCAGACTTTGCAAGATTGATGTATGTATAAGAAAGTCTTAGTAAGTTTTAGGCACATTGTAGTTTTTAATGAATGCCTTGTCAAAGTGCtatggaaaaaacaacaattaagttaattatttatatcttataagattttctctctttctaggtgtatacaaattttaaattggTTGGCCTCCATGTTTTTTTGATTTAAGGgtacagttttacttttaatattataGTACTGTATATCATataaggatgttttttttttttacaccaatCCCCTCCATCTAAGACATAATGTTTTAAGACCTGCAATGCCCTCCATGAGAGTACATGGTTGCATTACTTTATAAAGTACAGTATAGTaacaaaagagaaagtaaaTTAGGGATATTAATGCACCATCTTACCACCCTGACCcggggaaaagagaaagaactggAGACATCATGAGCAGTCAGAACAAACTATCTCCAGGGTTTTAGCCACAACTCTCAGAACactccttttctttcttatcTTTTCCCAACCCTGGCCAACTGTTGTGTGCATGGCATGTGATAACCACATTAATAtgtgttgtctctctctctctctctctctctctctctcccccctactcttttctctccctctgctcctccGTTACTTTCTCTAACTCTCTTTGGAAATCCAAGGAGCTGGTAAGAGCCTAACTaaccctcttcctcctcctccttcacccGCCCAGTATATATGTATCCGTCTTGTGTTCCTTGTGTTTTGTTggtctgtatttttattgtaatttgtgtGTGAACCTTGACTCGTCATTTATCTTACATTATGTGTCAGTGGTGTTTTAATTGTACCAATAGTCTCTAGATCATCTTTTTTGATCAAAAGGAAGTTTTAATCAAATGATAGTCTTGTCTACTCTCCAAAATCATGAATCAAAGAACCATGAATTAGAACAGTGAATGTAGTGGTTTCaagttttagttttgcttttttccattcatttaacattgtttttaccATAATAGTAGAACCGTACTACATGAAATACATATTTCTGTAAGGAATTATTGAACCATTGTTTGTATTGGTCTTCAGATTAAATAGGCCTCGACATAGCTGCTGTATCTAATTTAGCTCATCTGTCTCTTGCCTGCTGGTATTCTAAAATATGTTGAGATCATCTGGTTCTCTCAAAGACAGCCCCAAGAAATGGCATGTGAAGCTCTTGCAGATTTTATGATTGTGACTACAATGGCTTTTAATTTCTTATAATATCTGATCTGGAAAAGTGAATTACACTATGTTTGCTGAAGTACATAATTTAGTATCTTTGAAATCATATTTCTGGGGTAATGATCAAGTGAAAGATTTTCTCTCGGATCTTAAAAACCTGTCAACATTTTTCAAGTCTACCTGGGGCTTTGAGACTTTCTGCTCACTGACTCATTAAGCCAAAGCTAGTCTTTCCTGTCCCTATAGTCTCTTTTAGGATATTGTTTATGATCATCTGACTTTGCTTTCTGGTGTTTTCAATGACAGGAGGAGCTCTGCAGTGATAGCGTGGAGAGGATTGTGGTCAACCCCAATGCAGCCTATGACAAGTTTAAAGACAAGCACATCAGCACCAAGGGACTTGGTTAGTATGTAGTGGACAAGTGATTCTTAACTTAATAATGCATCTCAAGAcagtaagttttattttcaacaaatcTAATAAGAAGATCAAGAAAAGTGACCCTGCTAAGGCCACCTAAAGCTTATTATGCTATGTTGTAGACTCAACTGTTATGCAGTATCTATGAAACACTTGTCACTGACTGCTGCACTGGGCAAACTAGTCCATCTCACACACCAATACTAATTAGAGCACTTAATGTGCAGCTGGAAACAGTTCCCAACAGATATACAATTTACCCATGacctattttaaaaattaaaaactttacaaataGGCCCTgggtttttggtcatttgtttttatatattaatcATTTGATTTGATAGTCATTGTAAGTATTAGGTATACCACACATTAGCATCatcttttctttacaaaaagtatttaatcTTAATGAAGAAGCTTATAAAAAGAAGTATATGAATGTAAGTACAAAACTAAACTCATTACACAGATTTctccaaaaaacaaatttaacagctgctgctgcttcaaaaTGTTCTCTTTTCAATATGgctttaacaaagctttttgtgatttttaaaatgctcaaatcttgttctgggtcagactGTTTTTATATAGACACCAGTCTgcttctttttgtgtctgttcctccatttctcttacAATTCTTTTGTATCCTGTTCACAGACTTTTCAGACAGAATCAGTAAAAGCAGAAGAGTGGGCTATGAGTCAGGAGAATTTGAAATTGTGAGTACTGTCCACCCGATAttaatttcttcactttttattcttttagaaGGTGTTCTATTTAGAGCATAATACCTAATTATGACTTTTATTGGATTCACTACACATGTTGTCTGCTAAAGTCAAAAACTGTCCCTGGGAAGCTCTCTTTGTACTAGACCCACTTTGCCATTGTGTAATATTCATgtaatttttttggtttttgtttagcTTGGTGAGGGCTGTGGAGTCAAGGAGACGCCTCAGCAGAAGTACCAGCGCCTAGTGAACGAGATCCAGGAACTCATTCAGGATGTGGATGCCATCCAGGTGAAGTGACAGCAAGATACATGCATACACTCAAGCACCATTCTCCCTTACCCACAAGAAAATGGAATATGCATTGTGATTGTCCTGCTTTCAATGTTCCTGCCTGCAAAAACATTCAACAGCCTGTTACTGAGGGACATTTATCACGCTACTACTCAATCATGTCATCATGTGGTAACTAAAGGAAGTTTGACATATGAGTTTGAACAGTTTCTGGCGTgtaatattaatgtattttcttaCTGATCCTCTAGTGATGTGGGAGCTCATTCCAAGGCTCTGTGTGTTGGTTGACCTAAAACCTAAATTGAcagtgaaaatacttttttttaaaaactgatttaaatttaaattgatgtAGGGAATTATATTTCAGATGAACAAAGACCTGTTAAAAATAATGGATTGTTGGACAAAGACCCCACAATCTAGAAGCTAACCAAAATTTGTTTGTCATTAACTTGTATGCACACCTTTGTGTCCCTCTACTTGCAGGCTGCCACAAAGGAAAGCAATGCAGAGGAGCGCCTGACCCCAGTGATACTTGCCCAGCAGGCAGTTCAGCTCAAACAGCAACTGGTTTCTGCCCATCTTGACTCACTTTTGGGGCCACAGGCACATATCAACTTGGCCGATCCAGATGGAGCGCTGGCCAGGTGAGCTGAGAAGGGGGTGAGAGTattaaaaaagtgagaaaacctGTGTCTGGAATCTAAAACCTAATGCTAGAACTTGTCAGACCCAGATAAAGTGAAGAGCTAAAAGGCAGAGAATGATCAGAcgaaaggagagaaaaagtttagtttaaagAAATGGCCAGAGACGACAACTGATGGtcagaaaaaacaacagtggAATCCTTTTGACTGAAACAGCCCTGGACTATAATCCTGAGAACTGATGGACAAATGATTgagcaacaataataaaaagtagaGAACCTAAGCAATGAACTGAGTAAAAACAGACACTACAGAGAAGTCAGAGTCTAACTGAACTTTTTGTTGGGGGGGACACAAGTAAGAGAAACGAAAGAAAAGGTGTCGATAAAGATCCATGTTTACTTTGATCTTGCAGTCCACAACGGGGCCTAAAAAGATTAGAGGTAAGAGAGAGGGGTGGTGCAAAGACACAGAAGCTAACAGTTGCTTTTCCTTTCCCTCATACAGGCGTCTGCTCACCCAGCTGGAAGTGGCCAAGGGCAGTCGTGGCAGTGGCACAGGAGACAGCAAGTCAGCGGGATCGGCTAAGGCCCCAGATGGAGTTGTTCTTTATGAGCTACACAGCAGACCAGAACAAGAAAGATTCAATGAATCTGCCAAGGTGAAGTGCTACCGGGGGTGGGGGAAGCAGAGTCAAATGTCTGGGATAAATGCAGTCACAAAATGAGCAGGAGTTTCAGCAGTATGATCTTTTTGACACGTTTTTGTATTCAGTCTCATGAGAGCAATGTCAGAAAGTATGATGCCAATAAAAAGGACCAAAGGCAGGAAAAAATGTGCGtgggtgtttctgtgtgtcttgtGGGATGATGTTGTCCCTGCCAACCATGTGTTCCCTTGTTCCGTCCCTGTAGATGGCAGGATTGGAGAAGCGTCTAGCTGAGCTGGAGATAGCTGTTGGCTCAGGATCAGACAAGCAGGTACACACCAACTGAAACACAGTgtttctttacacacacacacacacacacacaaaaacacacacactcatctccaATGCTTCTCTCTCATTCACAATATTTCTGTTTAGCTCCTTTTCTATTGCACTCTCACACAAGCAGAATTGTCATGCTCCTCT
This genomic interval from Channa argus isolate prfri chromosome 5, Channa argus male v1.0, whole genome shotgun sequence contains the following:
- the dctn2 gene encoding dynactin subunit 2 isoform X2, whose translation is MADPKYANLPGIAFNEPDVYETGDLPEDDQAQFESEELCSDSVERIVVNPNAAYDKFKDKHISTKGLDFSDRISKSRRVGYESGEFEILGEGCGVKETPQQKYQRLVNEIQELIQDVDAIQAATKESNAEERLTPVILAQQAVQLKQQLVSAHLDSLLGPQAHINLADPDGALARRLLTQLEVAKGSRGSGTGDSKSAGSAKAPDGVVLYELHSRPEQERFNESAKMAGLEKRLAELEIAVGSGSDKQGPLSAGVRGASLMDTIELLQARVSALDSATLDQVEARLQSVLGKMNEIAKHRAAIEDADTQNKPCSLVSCLPTWTPLSR
- the dctn2 gene encoding dynactin subunit 2 isoform X1, which codes for MADPKYANLPGIAFNEPDVYETGDLPEDDQAQFESEELCSDSVERIVVNPNAAYDKFKDKHISTKGLDFSDRISKSRRVGYESGEFEILGEGCGVKETPQQKYQRLVNEIQELIQDVDAIQAATKESNAEERLTPVILAQQAVQLKQQLVSAHLDSLLGPQAHINLADPDGALARRLLTQLEVAKGSRGSGTGDSKSAGSAKAPDGVVLYELHSRPEQERFNESAKMAGLEKRLAELEIAVGSGSDKQGPLSAGVRGASLMDTIELLQARVSALDSATLDQVEARLQSVLGKMNEIAKHRAAIEDADTQNKVSQLYDVVQKWDAMSTSVPQVVQRLVAVKELHEQAMQFGQLLTHLDTTQQMINNSLKDNNSLLTQVQQTMKENLVAIEENFAALDQRMKKLSK